A window of Syngnathoides biaculeatus isolate LvHL_M chromosome 9, ASM1980259v1, whole genome shotgun sequence contains these coding sequences:
- the syce2 gene encoding synaptonemal complex central element protein 2, translating to MDFFFEEAPDSKSNHNEGRDKDPRMLQVDNAEASLSRDDDVEENCSSIDISRRVQELVEKIHDRRTNDQKEIESFQQIIMDKVTEVCQQMKQDMYNVYEENSSEMQGKLLELTDVLETCTRLHTELLKASHVLASLQEGLTVSHTAEPITE from the exons ATGGACTTTTTCTTTGAAGAAGCACCGGACTCAAAATCCAACCACAACGAAGGACGTGATAAGGACCCGCGGATG TTACAAGTAGACAACGCAGAGGCCAGTTTGAGCAGGGATGATGACGTTGAAGAGAATTGCAG CTCAATCGACATCAGCAGAAGAGTCCAGGAACTGGTTGAGAAGATTCACGACCGCCGCACCAATGACCAGAAAGAAATTGAAAGCTTTCAGCAGATTATCATGGATaag GTTACAGAGGTGTGCCAGCAAATGAAGCAAGACATGTACAATGTCTATGAagagaacagcagtgagatgcaGGGGAAGCTGCTGGAGTTGACCGATGTGCTGGAAACATGCACCAGGCTCCACACTGAGCTTCTGAAAGCCAGCCATGTGCTGGCCAGCCTTCAAGAGGGCCTCACCGTCAGTCACACAGCAGAACCCATCACAGAGTAG